One genomic window of Glycine max cultivar Williams 82 chromosome 16, Glycine_max_v4.0, whole genome shotgun sequence includes the following:
- the LOC121173673 gene encoding uncharacterized protein, with the protein MASSGPVFSFSGTPTITTAKLNWKNYPSWSASVELWFLGQGHHDHLEKTSDSVSDDKRAEWEKLDYQLCAVLWQSVESDILEILRSFKSCRSFWKKAQEIFANDIQSLFDATMKVTALKQTGHDMIAHVGKARAAVEELRKFLVADSLEEVNRKLDKFYMVLILRSLHSDFDHVRDQVLAGDQIPSMDSLITRLLRVPYLLKDENPTDGVETSAMVASRGRGSGRNSRGGRSGRGGRPHCTYCKRIGHTQETCYSLHGFPDKVAQVSKSEKAESRFSDEEYQEYLKLKSEKPSNQAQPSSVPCFSTACISQSIEGHSPWILDSGASDHISGTWDGATDWRRT; encoded by the exons ATGGCCTCCTCTGGAcctgttttttccttttccggGACCCCAACCATCACCACTGCCAAGCTGAACTGGAAAAACTATCCTTCATGGTCTGCTTCTGTGGAGTTGTGGTTCCTTGGTCAAGGACACCATGACCACTTGGAGAAAACCTCCGATTCTGTTTCAGATGATAAAAGAGCTGAATGGGAGAAGCTTGACTATCAATTATGTGCCGTGTTATGGCAATCAGTTGAGTCAGACATCTTGGAGATTCTCCGATCTTTTAAATCATGCCGTTCTTTTTGGAAGAAAGCCCAGGAAATCTTTGCCAATGATATCCAAAGCTTGTTTGATGCAACTATGAAAGTTACAGCCCTCAAGCAAACCGGTCATGACATGATCGCTCATGTGGGTAAGGCTCGGGCTGCCGTGGAAGAACTAAGAAAGTTCCTTGTAGCTGATTCATTGGAAGAAGTGAATAGGAAACTTGACAAGTTCTACATGGTTCTTATTTTGAGGAGCTTACATTCAGACTTTGATCATGTGCGTGATCAAGTGCTTGCTGGGGACCAAATTCCATCAATGGATTCTCTCATCACCAGACTTCTCCGTGTGCCTTATTTACTGAAGGATGAGAATCCTACTGATGGAGTGGAGACGTCAGCCATGGTTGCATCTAGAGGGAGAGGAAGCGGCCGCAATAGTCGAGGAGGTCGCAGTGGAAGGGGTGGACGTCCTCATTGCACCTATTGCAAGAGGATAGGTCACACCCAAGAGACTTGCTATTCATTACATGGGTTTCCCGACAAGGTCGCACAGGTTTCTAAATCAGAGAAAGCAGAGTCCAGATTCTCTGATGAGGAGTATCAGGAGTACTTGAAGCTCAAATCAGAGAAGCCTAGCAACCAAGCTCAACCCTCGTCTGTACCATGTTTTTCAACAGCGTGTATCTCTCAATCCATTGAGGGTCACAGCCCTTGGATACTCGACTCAGGTGCCTCTGATCATATTTCTG GAACATGGGACGGGGCGACTGATTGGAGAAGGACATGA
- the ITPK1 gene encoding inositol-tetrakisphosphate 1-kinase 1 gives MAEKRFGVIGYALAPKKQNSFIRDSLVSLAKSRGIELVRVDSDKPLADQGPFDCVLHKLYGDDWKRQLQEFHTLYPNAVILDAPEAIERLHNRISMLQVVSELRIEDRPETFGIPKQIVIYDKATLLDPQAWESLKFPVIAKPLVADGSAKSHKMALVFTRDALNKLKPPIVLQEFVNHGGVIFKVYVVGEHVRCVKRKSLPDVSDEEKALGGVSEDLMSFSQVSNLATVNDCDGYYRLMHLDDDTEMPPDAFVVDIAGGLRRALKLNLFNFDVIRDARYGNRYLIIDINYFPGYAKMPGYEAVLTQFFCEVMLKKKQQEEQQQEEGNAPKEKEESLQA, from the coding sequence ATGGCGGAGAAGAGATTCGGCGTGATAGGGTACGCTCTGGCGCCGAAGAAGCAGAACAGCTTCATCCGCGACTCGCTGGTGAGCCTAGCGAAATCGCGAGGGATTGAGCTCGTGCGCGTGGACTCCGACAAGCCCCTCGCGGATCAGGGCCCCTTCGACTGCGTCCTCCACAAGCTCTACGGCGACGACTGGAAGCGCCAGCTCCAGGAATTCCACACCCTCTACCCAAACGCCGTCATCCTCGACGCCCCCGAGGCGATCGAGCGCCTCCACAACCGAATCTCGATGCTGCAGGTCGTGTCGGAGCTCCGAATTGAGGACCGACCCGAGACCTTTGGGATCCCCAAGCAGATTGTGATATACGACAAGGCCACCCTCCTGGACCCGCAGGCCTGGGAGAGCCTCAAGTTTCCCGTGATAGCGAAGCCTCTCGTTGCCGACGGCAGCGCCAAGTCGCACAAGATGGCGCTCGTGTTCACGCGCGACGCACTGAACAAGCTCAAGCCGCCGATCGTGCTGCAGGAGTTCGTGAACCACGGTGGCGTGATCTTCAAGGTGTACGTGGTGGGCGAGCACGTGCGCTGCGTGAAGCGCAAGTCCCTCCCCGACGTGTCCGACGAGGAGAAGGCGCTCGGCGGCGTTTCCGAGGACCTGATGTCGTTCTCGCAGGTCTCCAACCTCGCCACCGTGAACGACTGCGACGGCTATTACCGTTTGATGCATCTCGACGACGACACCGAAATGCCCCCCGACGCCTTCGTCGTCGACATCGCTGGGGGCCTCAGGCGCGCCCTCAAGCTCAACCTCTTCAATTTCGATGTCATAAGAGACGCTCGATACGGGAACCGTTATCTTATCATTGATATCAACTATTTCCCTGGGTACGCCAAAATGCCCGGCTACGAGGCCGTTTTGACCCAGTTTTTCTGCGAAGTAATGCTCAAGAAGAAACAGCAAGAGGAACAACAGCAAGAAGAGGGTAACGCTCCTAAGGAGAAAGAGGAATCTCTTCAAGCTTGA